One region of Esox lucius isolate fEsoLuc1 chromosome 17, fEsoLuc1.pri, whole genome shotgun sequence genomic DNA includes:
- the cast gene encoding calpastatin isoform X17, with amino-acid sequence MPHKKRTHSHQKKPQGQTTTPGERQKDDLTPQAAVGSKALSQPRQYSPTSVAQVAVNPTQFEGVPTTPSKADVVKQHPAKVATTVTAPVGPSGVGSLKGPETKVQVEVAPPGAQTAKQELADPFNALADYLPSSQPLNPNAPEYTGPEVTEHVVTSSKSVICGGGDVPLPPGYRFENTAPVADVKPKEVPKPISTDEALDSLSFGFTTSSAPTPPKQEKKAEQFAPAPVTKSAVPPADKKAKVEKKAEQFAPAPVTKSAVPPADKTAKVEKKAEQFAPAPVTKSAVPPADKTAKVEKKAEHFAPAPVTRSAVPPADKKAKVENDFDDFSLITGLDSPLVTKPKTDEGGFMSLDALSALGDTLGAPEPVPESPKIRPEDIVTEDPLAKTKGVLVGERDDTLPPEYRFTEDKVRNLPPPKPEPSMDSGEALDILSGDFMSPSVAHGVQAPILCPPAPPTQAKVKDSSPLSGGIVASSTASTVQAPMVPPQNKPTQVPFCTKEVTKKAPVQAAPVLISTADQDMSLDALEALGDTLGAPEPVPESPKIRPEDIVTEDPLAKTKGVLVGEREYTLPPEYRFTEDKVRNLPPPKPEPSMDSGEALDILSGDFMSPSVAHGVQAPILCPPAPPTQAKVKDSSPLSGGIVASSTASTVQAPMVPPQNKPPQAIRPVCTKEVTKKAPVQAAPVLISTADQDMSLDALEALGDTLGAPEPVPESPKIRPEDIVTEDPLAKTKGVLVGERDDTLPPEYRFTEDKVRNLPPLKPEPSMDSGEALDILSGDFMSPSVAHGVQAPILCPPAPPTQSSGDFALDALAGDFAAPSVAPTVKSAADRQLSTGTADALDVLSNTLMDLTPVVQPAAPVAAKDIVKEKKVTEEKVIKMGERDDSLPPEYRPTKEDKKATADAKARIDVRPKQPSMDDSTALDLLSSDFSTPAATTAVTKTTEQRQPSQVPMSGPVLDDLSDTLLPDSMTSKGGKPKSKSKSKSKSKKQREDPAALDHLSGQPSSDVVPASTNKGGKS; translated from the exons TCGCAGCCTAGACAGTACTCGCCCACTTCTGTGGCACAGGTCGCAGTGAATCCAACACAATTTGAG GGTGTCCCCACCACACCAAGCAAGGCAGACGTGGTTAAACAGCATCCAGCTAAGGTGGCTACGACAGTCACGGCTCCGGTCGGCCCCTCTGGTGTCGGCTCTCTGAAGGGGCCCGAGACCAAG GTACAGGTGGAAGTAGCTCCCCCAGGGGCTCAGACAGCCAAACAG GAGCTTGCGGACCccttcaatgccctggctgattACTTGCCCTCGTCACAGCCCCTCAACCCCAATGCCCCTGAATACACCGGGCCAGAGGTCACAGAG CATGTGGTGACCTCGTCCAAGTCTGTGATATGTGGGGGGGGCGATGTCCCACTGCCTCCAGGATACAGATTTGAAAACACG gcCCCAGTTGCAGATGTCAAGCCAAAAGAAGTACCG AAACCCATAAGCACAGATGAGGCTTTGGACTCACTCTCTTTTGGATTTACGACCTCCAGTGctcccacccccccaaaacaggAGAAG AAAGCTGAACAGTTTGCTCCTGCCCCAGTGACCAAGTCTGCTGTTCCACCAGCTGACAAGAAAGCTAAGGTGGAAAAG AAAGCTGAACAGTTTGCTCCTGCCCCAGTGACCAAGTCTGCTGTTCCACCCGCTGACAAAACCGCTAAGGTGGAAAAG AAAGCTGAACAGTTTGCTCCTGCCCCAGTGACCAAGTCTGCTGTTCCACCCGCTGACAAAACCGCTAAGGTGGAAAAG AAAGCTGAACATTTTGCTCCTGCTCCAGTGACCAGGTCTGCTGTTCCACCAGCTGACAAGAAAGCTAAggtggaaaat GATTTTGATGACTTCTCTCTGATAACTGGATTGGATTCTCCACTGGTCACCAAGCCAAAGACAGATGAG ggTGGTTTCATGTCTCTGGATGCTCTTAGTGCTCTGGGAGATACTCTAGGAGCTCCAGAACCAGTGCCTGAATCACCCAAGATCAGACCGGAGGACATTGTCACG GAAGACCCGCTGGCAAAAACTAAAGGTGTGCTTGTAGGCGAGAGGGACGACACCCTCCCACCAGAATACAGGTTCACAGAGGACAAAGTCAGAAACCTGCCTCCCCCCAAGCCAGAG cCCTCCATGGACTCTGGTGAGGCTCTGGACATCCTGTCAGGTGATTTCATGTCTCCCTCTGTGGCTCATGGTGTCCAGGCTCCTATCCTCTGCCCCCCAGCTCCTCCCACACAG GCTAAAGTGAAGGACTCTTCCCCCTTGTCTGGTGGCATTGTGGCGTCTTCTACAGCCTCTACTGTCCAGGCCCCCATGGTACCTCCACAAAACAAACCCACACAG GTCCCCTTCTGTACAAAGGAAGTCACCAAAAAGGCCCCTGTTCAAGCTGCACCCGTTCTGATATCCACTGCTGACCAG GACATGTCTCTGGATGCTCTGGAGGCTCTTGGAGACACTCTAGGAGCTCCAGAACCAGTGCCTGAATCACCCAAGATCAGACCGGAGGACATCGTCACG GAAGACCCGCTGGCAAAAACTAAAGGTGTGCTTGTAGGTGAGAGGGAATACACCCTCCCACCAGAATACAGGTTCACAGAGGACAAAGTCAGAAACCTGCCTCCCCCCAAGCCAGAG cCCTCCATGGACTCTGGTGAGGCTCTGGACATCCTGTCAGGTGATTTCATGTCTCCCTCTGTGGCTCATGGTGTCCAGGCTCCTATCCTCTGCCCCCCAGCTCCTCCCACACAG GCTAAAGTGAAGGACTCTTCCCCCTTGTCTGGTGGCATTGTGGCGTCTTCTACAGCCTCTACTGTCCAGGCCCCCATGGTACCTCCACAAAACAAACCCCCACAG GCCATTAGGCCCGTCTGTACAAAGGAAGTCACCAAAAAGGCCCCTGTTCAAGCTGCACCCGTTCTGATATCCACTGCTGACCAG GACATGTCTCTGGATGCTCTGGAGGCTCTTGGAGACACTCTAGGAGCTCCAGAACCAGTGCCTGAATCACCCAAGATCAGACCGGAGGACATCGTCACG GAAGACCCGCTGGCAAAAACTAAAGGTGTGCTTGTAGGCGAGAGGGACGACACCCTCCCACCAGAATACAGGTTCACAGAGGACAAAGTCAGAAATCTGCCTCCCCTCAAGCCAGAG cCCTCCATGGACTCTGGTGAGGCTCTGGACATCCTGTCAGGTGATTTCATGTCTCCCTCTGTGGCTCATGGTGTCCAGGCTCCTATCCTCTGCCCCCCAGCTCCTCCCACACAG TCCTCAGGTGACTTTGCCCTTGATGCCTTGGCGGGAGACTTTGCAGCCCCTTCGGTTGCCCCAACTGTCAAATCTGCTGCCGATCGCCag CTTTCTACAGGGACGGCCGATGCTCTGGATGTCTTGTCAAATACCCTAATGGACCTTACTCCTGTTGTCCAGCCTGCAGCTCCTGTCGCAGCCAAAGACATCGTCAAG GAGAAAAAAGTCACAGAGGAGAAGGTTATCAAGATGGGTGAGAGAGACGACAGCCTGCCACCTGAATACCGGCCCACTAAGGAAGACAAAAAG GCAACGGCTGACGCCAAAGCCCGCATTGATGTGAGACCCAAGCAG CCATCCATGGATGACAGCACTGCCCTGGACCTCTTGTCAAGCGACTTCTCTACACCTGCAGCTACCACCGCAGTAACCAAGACGACAGAGCAGAGACAGCCCAGTCAGGTG CCAATGTCCGGCCCTGTCCTGGATGACCTGTCGGACACTCTTCTCCCAGACAGCATGACATCCAAAGGAGGCAAACCAAAG AGCAAAAGCAAGTCAAAGTCCAAGTCCAAG aAACAGCGGGAGGACCCAGCCGCCCTAGACCACCTGTCTGGACAGCCGAGTTCAGATGTAGTGCCAGCATCTACAAACAAGGGTGGCAAAAGCTAG
- the cast gene encoding calpastatin isoform X6: MPHKKRTHSHQKKPQGQTTTPGERQKDDLTPQAAVGSKALSQPRQYSPTSVAQVAVNPTQFESASAATTMATKPGTTSVTMTGATGSGVKAGGSVAIAGTTLTGAVKGAEGVPTTPSKADVVKQHPAKVATTVTAPVGPSGVGSLKGPETKVQVEVAPPGAQTAKQELADPFNALADYLPSSQPLNPNAPEYTGPEVTEHVVTSSKSVICGGGDVPLPPGYRFENTAPVADVKPKEVPKPISTDEALDSLSFGFTTSSAPTPPKQEKKAEQFAPAPVTKSAVPPADKKAKVEKKAEQFAPAPVTKSAVPPADKTAKVEKKAEQFAPAPVTKSAVPPADKTAKVEKKAEHFAPAPVTRSAVPPADKKAKVENDFDDFSLITGLDSPLVTKPKTDEGGFMSLDALSALGDTLGAPEPVPESPKIRPEDIVTEDPLAKTKGVLVGERDDTLPPEYRFTEDKVRNLPPPKPEPSMDSGEALDILSGDFMSPSVAHGVQAPILCPPAPPTQAKVKDSSPLSGGIVASSTASTVQAPMVPPQNKPTQVPFCTKEVTKKAPVQAAPVLISTADQDMSLDALEALGDTLGAPEPVPESPKIRPEDIVTEDPLAKTKGVLVGEREYTLPPEYRFTEDKVRNLPPPKPEPSMDSGEALDILSGDFMSPSVAHGVQAPILCPPAPPTQAKVKDSSPLSGGIVASSTASTVQAPMVPPQNKPPQAIRPVCTKEVTKKAPVQAAPVLISTADQDMSLDALEALGDTLGAPEPVPESPKIRPEDIVTEDPLAKTKGVLVGERDDTLPPEYRFTEDKVRNLPPLKPEPSMDSGEALDILSGDFMSPSVAHGVQAPILCPPAPPTQSSGDFALDALAGDFAAPSVAPTVKSAADRQLSTGTADALDVLSNTLMDLTPVVQPAAPVAAKDIVKEKKVTEEKVIKMGERDDSLPPEYRPTKEDKKATADAKARIDVRPKQPSMDDSTALDLLSSDFSTPAATTAVTKTTEQRQPSQVPMSGPVLDDLSDTLLPDSMTSKGGKPKSKSKSKSKSKKQREDPAALDHLSGQPSSDVVPASTNKGGKS, translated from the exons TCGCAGCCTAGACAGTACTCGCCCACTTCTGTGGCACAGGTCGCAGTGAATCCAACACAATTTGAG AGTGCATCTGCCGCCACAACCATGGCTACAAAGCCAGGGACGACATCTGTCACAATGACCGGAGCCACAGGAAGTGGTGTCAAAGCGGGAGGAAGTGTTGCCATAGCAGGGACGACGCTGACAGGAGCGGTCAAAGGGGCAGAG GGTGTCCCCACCACACCAAGCAAGGCAGACGTGGTTAAACAGCATCCAGCTAAGGTGGCTACGACAGTCACGGCTCCGGTCGGCCCCTCTGGTGTCGGCTCTCTGAAGGGGCCCGAGACCAAG GTACAGGTGGAAGTAGCTCCCCCAGGGGCTCAGACAGCCAAACAG GAGCTTGCGGACCccttcaatgccctggctgattACTTGCCCTCGTCACAGCCCCTCAACCCCAATGCCCCTGAATACACCGGGCCAGAGGTCACAGAG CATGTGGTGACCTCGTCCAAGTCTGTGATATGTGGGGGGGGCGATGTCCCACTGCCTCCAGGATACAGATTTGAAAACACG gcCCCAGTTGCAGATGTCAAGCCAAAAGAAGTACCG AAACCCATAAGCACAGATGAGGCTTTGGACTCACTCTCTTTTGGATTTACGACCTCCAGTGctcccacccccccaaaacaggAGAAG AAAGCTGAACAGTTTGCTCCTGCCCCAGTGACCAAGTCTGCTGTTCCACCAGCTGACAAGAAAGCTAAGGTGGAAAAG AAAGCTGAACAGTTTGCTCCTGCCCCAGTGACCAAGTCTGCTGTTCCACCCGCTGACAAAACCGCTAAGGTGGAAAAG AAAGCTGAACAGTTTGCTCCTGCCCCAGTGACCAAGTCTGCTGTTCCACCCGCTGACAAAACCGCTAAGGTGGAAAAG AAAGCTGAACATTTTGCTCCTGCTCCAGTGACCAGGTCTGCTGTTCCACCAGCTGACAAGAAAGCTAAggtggaaaat GATTTTGATGACTTCTCTCTGATAACTGGATTGGATTCTCCACTGGTCACCAAGCCAAAGACAGATGAG ggTGGTTTCATGTCTCTGGATGCTCTTAGTGCTCTGGGAGATACTCTAGGAGCTCCAGAACCAGTGCCTGAATCACCCAAGATCAGACCGGAGGACATTGTCACG GAAGACCCGCTGGCAAAAACTAAAGGTGTGCTTGTAGGCGAGAGGGACGACACCCTCCCACCAGAATACAGGTTCACAGAGGACAAAGTCAGAAACCTGCCTCCCCCCAAGCCAGAG cCCTCCATGGACTCTGGTGAGGCTCTGGACATCCTGTCAGGTGATTTCATGTCTCCCTCTGTGGCTCATGGTGTCCAGGCTCCTATCCTCTGCCCCCCAGCTCCTCCCACACAG GCTAAAGTGAAGGACTCTTCCCCCTTGTCTGGTGGCATTGTGGCGTCTTCTACAGCCTCTACTGTCCAGGCCCCCATGGTACCTCCACAAAACAAACCCACACAG GTCCCCTTCTGTACAAAGGAAGTCACCAAAAAGGCCCCTGTTCAAGCTGCACCCGTTCTGATATCCACTGCTGACCAG GACATGTCTCTGGATGCTCTGGAGGCTCTTGGAGACACTCTAGGAGCTCCAGAACCAGTGCCTGAATCACCCAAGATCAGACCGGAGGACATCGTCACG GAAGACCCGCTGGCAAAAACTAAAGGTGTGCTTGTAGGTGAGAGGGAATACACCCTCCCACCAGAATACAGGTTCACAGAGGACAAAGTCAGAAACCTGCCTCCCCCCAAGCCAGAG cCCTCCATGGACTCTGGTGAGGCTCTGGACATCCTGTCAGGTGATTTCATGTCTCCCTCTGTGGCTCATGGTGTCCAGGCTCCTATCCTCTGCCCCCCAGCTCCTCCCACACAG GCTAAAGTGAAGGACTCTTCCCCCTTGTCTGGTGGCATTGTGGCGTCTTCTACAGCCTCTACTGTCCAGGCCCCCATGGTACCTCCACAAAACAAACCCCCACAG GCCATTAGGCCCGTCTGTACAAAGGAAGTCACCAAAAAGGCCCCTGTTCAAGCTGCACCCGTTCTGATATCCACTGCTGACCAG GACATGTCTCTGGATGCTCTGGAGGCTCTTGGAGACACTCTAGGAGCTCCAGAACCAGTGCCTGAATCACCCAAGATCAGACCGGAGGACATCGTCACG GAAGACCCGCTGGCAAAAACTAAAGGTGTGCTTGTAGGCGAGAGGGACGACACCCTCCCACCAGAATACAGGTTCACAGAGGACAAAGTCAGAAATCTGCCTCCCCTCAAGCCAGAG cCCTCCATGGACTCTGGTGAGGCTCTGGACATCCTGTCAGGTGATTTCATGTCTCCCTCTGTGGCTCATGGTGTCCAGGCTCCTATCCTCTGCCCCCCAGCTCCTCCCACACAG TCCTCAGGTGACTTTGCCCTTGATGCCTTGGCGGGAGACTTTGCAGCCCCTTCGGTTGCCCCAACTGTCAAATCTGCTGCCGATCGCCag CTTTCTACAGGGACGGCCGATGCTCTGGATGTCTTGTCAAATACCCTAATGGACCTTACTCCTGTTGTCCAGCCTGCAGCTCCTGTCGCAGCCAAAGACATCGTCAAG GAGAAAAAAGTCACAGAGGAGAAGGTTATCAAGATGGGTGAGAGAGACGACAGCCTGCCACCTGAATACCGGCCCACTAAGGAAGACAAAAAG GCAACGGCTGACGCCAAAGCCCGCATTGATGTGAGACCCAAGCAG CCATCCATGGATGACAGCACTGCCCTGGACCTCTTGTCAAGCGACTTCTCTACACCTGCAGCTACCACCGCAGTAACCAAGACGACAGAGCAGAGACAGCCCAGTCAGGTG CCAATGTCCGGCCCTGTCCTGGATGACCTGTCGGACACTCTTCTCCCAGACAGCATGACATCCAAAGGAGGCAAACCAAAG AGCAAAAGCAAGTCAAAGTCCAAGTCCAAG aAACAGCGGGAGGACCCAGCCGCCCTAGACCACCTGTCTGGACAGCCGAGTTCAGATGTAGTGCCAGCATCTACAAACAAGGGTGGCAAAAGCTAG
- the cast gene encoding calpastatin isoform X9 encodes MGQLLSWIRAPRDNHALQDVSVEQQSQPRQYSPTSVAQVAVNPTQFESASAATTMATKPGTTSVTMTGATGSGVKAGGSVAIAGTTLTGAVKGAEGVPTTPSKADVVKQHPAKVATTVTAPVGPSGVGSLKGPETKVQVEVAPPGAQTAKQELADPFNALADYLPSSQPLNPNAPEYTGPEVTEHVVTSSKSVICGGGDVPLPPGYRFENTAPVADVKPKEVPKPISTDEALDSLSFGFTTSSAPTPPKQEKKAEQFAPAPVTKSAVPPADKKAKVEKKAEQFAPAPVTKSAVPPADKTAKVEKKAEQFAPAPVTKSAVPPADKTAKVEKKAEHFAPAPVTRSAVPPADKKAKVENDFDDFSLITGLDSPLVTKPKTDEGGFMSLDALSALGDTLGAPEPVPESPKIRPEDIVTEDPLAKTKGVLVGERDDTLPPEYRFTEDKVRNLPPPKPEPSMDSGEALDILSGDFMSPSVAHGVQAPILCPPAPPTQAKVKDSSPLSGGIVASSTASTVQAPMVPPQNKPTQVPFCTKEVTKKAPVQAAPVLISTADQDMSLDALEALGDTLGAPEPVPESPKIRPEDIVTEDPLAKTKGVLVGEREYTLPPEYRFTEDKVRNLPPPKPEPSMDSGEALDILSGDFMSPSVAHGVQAPILCPPAPPTQAKVKDSSPLSGGIVASSTASTVQAPMVPPQNKPPQAIRPVCTKEVTKKAPVQAAPVLISTADQDMSLDALEALGDTLGAPEPVPESPKIRPEDIVTEDPLAKTKGVLVGERDDTLPPEYRFTEDKVRNLPPLKPEPSMDSGEALDILSGDFMSPSVAHGVQAPILCPPAPPTQSSGDFALDALAGDFAAPSVAPTVKSAADRQLSTGTADALDVLSNTLMDLTPVVQPAAPVAAKDIVKEKKVTEEKVIKMGERDDSLPPEYRPTKEDKKATADAKARIDVRPKQPSMDDSTALDLLSSDFSTPAATTAVTKTTEQRQPSQVPMSGPVLDDLSDTLLPDSMTSKGGKPKSKSKSKSKSKKQREDPAALDHLSGQPSSDVVPASTNKGGKS; translated from the exons TCGCAGCCTAGACAGTACTCGCCCACTTCTGTGGCACAGGTCGCAGTGAATCCAACACAATTTGAG AGTGCATCTGCCGCCACAACCATGGCTACAAAGCCAGGGACGACATCTGTCACAATGACCGGAGCCACAGGAAGTGGTGTCAAAGCGGGAGGAAGTGTTGCCATAGCAGGGACGACGCTGACAGGAGCGGTCAAAGGGGCAGAG GGTGTCCCCACCACACCAAGCAAGGCAGACGTGGTTAAACAGCATCCAGCTAAGGTGGCTACGACAGTCACGGCTCCGGTCGGCCCCTCTGGTGTCGGCTCTCTGAAGGGGCCCGAGACCAAG GTACAGGTGGAAGTAGCTCCCCCAGGGGCTCAGACAGCCAAACAG GAGCTTGCGGACCccttcaatgccctggctgattACTTGCCCTCGTCACAGCCCCTCAACCCCAATGCCCCTGAATACACCGGGCCAGAGGTCACAGAG CATGTGGTGACCTCGTCCAAGTCTGTGATATGTGGGGGGGGCGATGTCCCACTGCCTCCAGGATACAGATTTGAAAACACG gcCCCAGTTGCAGATGTCAAGCCAAAAGAAGTACCG AAACCCATAAGCACAGATGAGGCTTTGGACTCACTCTCTTTTGGATTTACGACCTCCAGTGctcccacccccccaaaacaggAGAAG AAAGCTGAACAGTTTGCTCCTGCCCCAGTGACCAAGTCTGCTGTTCCACCAGCTGACAAGAAAGCTAAGGTGGAAAAG AAAGCTGAACAGTTTGCTCCTGCCCCAGTGACCAAGTCTGCTGTTCCACCCGCTGACAAAACCGCTAAGGTGGAAAAG AAAGCTGAACAGTTTGCTCCTGCCCCAGTGACCAAGTCTGCTGTTCCACCCGCTGACAAAACCGCTAAGGTGGAAAAG AAAGCTGAACATTTTGCTCCTGCTCCAGTGACCAGGTCTGCTGTTCCACCAGCTGACAAGAAAGCTAAggtggaaaat GATTTTGATGACTTCTCTCTGATAACTGGATTGGATTCTCCACTGGTCACCAAGCCAAAGACAGATGAG ggTGGTTTCATGTCTCTGGATGCTCTTAGTGCTCTGGGAGATACTCTAGGAGCTCCAGAACCAGTGCCTGAATCACCCAAGATCAGACCGGAGGACATTGTCACG GAAGACCCGCTGGCAAAAACTAAAGGTGTGCTTGTAGGCGAGAGGGACGACACCCTCCCACCAGAATACAGGTTCACAGAGGACAAAGTCAGAAACCTGCCTCCCCCCAAGCCAGAG cCCTCCATGGACTCTGGTGAGGCTCTGGACATCCTGTCAGGTGATTTCATGTCTCCCTCTGTGGCTCATGGTGTCCAGGCTCCTATCCTCTGCCCCCCAGCTCCTCCCACACAG GCTAAAGTGAAGGACTCTTCCCCCTTGTCTGGTGGCATTGTGGCGTCTTCTACAGCCTCTACTGTCCAGGCCCCCATGGTACCTCCACAAAACAAACCCACACAG GTCCCCTTCTGTACAAAGGAAGTCACCAAAAAGGCCCCTGTTCAAGCTGCACCCGTTCTGATATCCACTGCTGACCAG GACATGTCTCTGGATGCTCTGGAGGCTCTTGGAGACACTCTAGGAGCTCCAGAACCAGTGCCTGAATCACCCAAGATCAGACCGGAGGACATCGTCACG GAAGACCCGCTGGCAAAAACTAAAGGTGTGCTTGTAGGTGAGAGGGAATACACCCTCCCACCAGAATACAGGTTCACAGAGGACAAAGTCAGAAACCTGCCTCCCCCCAAGCCAGAG cCCTCCATGGACTCTGGTGAGGCTCTGGACATCCTGTCAGGTGATTTCATGTCTCCCTCTGTGGCTCATGGTGTCCAGGCTCCTATCCTCTGCCCCCCAGCTCCTCCCACACAG GCTAAAGTGAAGGACTCTTCCCCCTTGTCTGGTGGCATTGTGGCGTCTTCTACAGCCTCTACTGTCCAGGCCCCCATGGTACCTCCACAAAACAAACCCCCACAG GCCATTAGGCCCGTCTGTACAAAGGAAGTCACCAAAAAGGCCCCTGTTCAAGCTGCACCCGTTCTGATATCCACTGCTGACCAG GACATGTCTCTGGATGCTCTGGAGGCTCTTGGAGACACTCTAGGAGCTCCAGAACCAGTGCCTGAATCACCCAAGATCAGACCGGAGGACATCGTCACG GAAGACCCGCTGGCAAAAACTAAAGGTGTGCTTGTAGGCGAGAGGGACGACACCCTCCCACCAGAATACAGGTTCACAGAGGACAAAGTCAGAAATCTGCCTCCCCTCAAGCCAGAG cCCTCCATGGACTCTGGTGAGGCTCTGGACATCCTGTCAGGTGATTTCATGTCTCCCTCTGTGGCTCATGGTGTCCAGGCTCCTATCCTCTGCCCCCCAGCTCCTCCCACACAG TCCTCAGGTGACTTTGCCCTTGATGCCTTGGCGGGAGACTTTGCAGCCCCTTCGGTTGCCCCAACTGTCAAATCTGCTGCCGATCGCCag CTTTCTACAGGGACGGCCGATGCTCTGGATGTCTTGTCAAATACCCTAATGGACCTTACTCCTGTTGTCCAGCCTGCAGCTCCTGTCGCAGCCAAAGACATCGTCAAG GAGAAAAAAGTCACAGAGGAGAAGGTTATCAAGATGGGTGAGAGAGACGACAGCCTGCCACCTGAATACCGGCCCACTAAGGAAGACAAAAAG GCAACGGCTGACGCCAAAGCCCGCATTGATGTGAGACCCAAGCAG CCATCCATGGATGACAGCACTGCCCTGGACCTCTTGTCAAGCGACTTCTCTACACCTGCAGCTACCACCGCAGTAACCAAGACGACAGAGCAGAGACAGCCCAGTCAGGTG CCAATGTCCGGCCCTGTCCTGGATGACCTGTCGGACACTCTTCTCCCAGACAGCATGACATCCAAAGGAGGCAAACCAAAG AGCAAAAGCAAGTCAAAGTCCAAGTCCAAG aAACAGCGGGAGGACCCAGCCGCCCTAGACCACCTGTCTGGACAGCCGAGTTCAGATGTAGTGCCAGCATCTACAAACAAGGGTGGCAAAAGCTAG